A window of Malaclemys terrapin pileata isolate rMalTer1 chromosome 14, rMalTer1.hap1, whole genome shotgun sequence contains these coding sequences:
- the CBLN1 gene encoding cerebellin-1 yields the protein MLRLELFLGLAWLAGLACGQNETEPIVLEGKCLVVCDSNPTSDPTGTALGISVRSGSAKVAFSAIRSTNHEPSEMSNRTMLIYFDQVLVNIGSNFDSERSTFISPRKGIYSFNFHVVKVYNRQTIQVSLMLNGWPVISAFAGDQDVTREAASNGVLIQMEKGDRVYLKLERGNLMGGWKYSTFSGFLVFPL from the exons ATGCTGCGGCTGGAGCTCTTCCTCGGCTTGGCGTGGCTGGCCGGGCTGGCGTGCGGGCAGAACGAGACGGAGCCCATCGTGCTGGAGGGCAAGTGCCTGGTGGTGTGCGACTCCAACCCCACCTCGGACCCCACGGGCACGGCGCTGGGCATCTCGGTGCGCTCGGGCAGCGCCAAGGTGGCGTTCTCCGCCATCCGCAGCACCAACCACGAGCCCTCGGAGATGAGCAACCGGACCATGCTCATTTACTTCGACCAG GTGCTCGTGAATATCGGAAGCAACTTCGACTCGGAAAGAAGCACTTTTATATCGCCCAGGAAAGGGATTTACAGTTTTAATTTTCACGTGGTGAAGGTGTACAACAGGCAAACCATCCAG GTGAGTTTGATGCTAAATGGGTGGCCAGTGATTTCCGCCTTTGCAGGTGACCAAGATGTGACCCGAGAAGCTGCCAGCAATGGAGTCCTGATTCAAATGGAGAAAGGAGACAGAGTTTATCTAAAACTGGAGAGAGGAAACTTGATGGGAGGCTGGAAGTATTCGACATTCTCTGGATTTCTAGTATTCCCTCTTTAA